One Phaseolus vulgaris cultivar G19833 chromosome 2, P. vulgaris v2.0, whole genome shotgun sequence DNA window includes the following coding sequences:
- the LOC137811920 gene encoding probable sphingolipid transporter spinster homolog 2, with amino-acid sequence MEPQQEHEGKPELSSSSISSHPQPSLEPGVDTKSTMIPSTSWFTPKRLLAIFCVINMLNYLDRGAIASNGVNGSRGTCEGGTCKSGTGIQGDFKLSNFEDGVLSSAFMVGLLVASPIFASLAKSVNPFRLIGVGLSVWTLATLCCGFSFNFWSIAVCRMLVGVGEASFISLAAPFIDDNAPASQKTVWLGTFYMCIPAGYAVGYVYGGLVGGHLGWRYAFWVEAILMFPFAILGFVMKPLQLKGFAPTDSKKELTLETAVSEAQDVNASNGKDETLSLKAEFRDKHSHEPSRSKYATTVLGQFSRFLQDFKELLVDKIFVVNVLGYIAYNFVIGAYSYWGPKAGYSIYNMANADMMFGGVTVVCGILGSLGGGFLLDYMNSTISNAFKLLSLSTLVGGACCFGAFLFRSEYGFLALFAIGELLVFATQAPVNYVCLHCVKPSLRPLSMALSTVAIHIFGDVPSSPLVGVVQDKIKNWRTTALILTTIFFPAAAIWFIGIFLHSVDRYNEDSEQEVSSVERTTTAPLLEENTAKTSISGQSQEC; translated from the exons ATGGAACCGCAACAGGAACATGAAGGAAAGCCTGAGCTGTCGTCGTCTTCTATTTCTTCTCACCCTCAACCTTCTTTGGAGCCAGGCGTGGACACCAAGTCCACCATGATTCCCTCAACTTCATGGTttacaccaaagag GTTGTTGGCTATATTTTGTGTAATTAACATGTTAAACTATTTGGACCGAGGAGCAATAGCAAGCAATGGTGTTAATGGAAGTCGAGGAACTTGTGAAGGTGGCACCTGCAAATCTGGAACCGGAATACA GGGGGACTTTAAACTGAGCAATTTTGAGGATGGAGTTCTATCTTCCGCTTTTATGGTTGGACTTCTTGTGGCTTCTCCAATATTTGCTTCTCTAGCAAAGAG TGTAAACCCATTTAGACTTATTGGAGTTGGATTATCCGTTTGGACTCTTGCAACCTTGTGTTGTGGTTTCTCTTTCAATTTCTGGTCCATTGCAGTCTGCCGCAT GCTTGTTGGTGTTGGTGAGGCTTCATTTATAAGTCTTGCAGCACCTTTCATTGATGACAATGCCCCAGCTTCACAG AAAACGGTGTGGCTTGGTACATTTTACATGTGCATACCAGCAGGATATGCAGTTGGCTATGTCTATGGTGGTTTG GTTGGAGGCCATCTTGGTTGGCGATATGCATTTTGGGTGGAAGCTATATTGATGTTTCCGTTTGCTATTTTGGGATTTGTTATGAAGCCTTTGCAGTTGAAAG GTTTTGCCCCTACGGATTCAAAAAAGGAACTGACACTTGAGACAGCTGTGTCAGAAGCTCAAG ATGTGAATGCTTCAAATGGAAAAGATGAAACATTGTCCTTGAAGGCAGAGTTCAGAGACAAACACTCACATGAACCTTCCAG GTCAAAATATGCAACCACAGTATTAGGTCAGTTCTCAAGATTTCTGCAAGACTTCAAAGAACTGCTTGTTGACAAGATTTTTGTCGTCAATGTTCTAG GTTACATAGCATACAACTTTGTAATAGGTGCTTACTCGTATTGGGGGCCCAAAGCTGGTTATAGTATATATAACATG GCTAATGCAGATATGATGTTTGGGGGAGTTACTGTTGTATGTGGAATATTGGGCAGCTTAGGAGGAGGCTTTCTTCTTGACTACATGAATAGCACAATATCAAACGCATTTAAG CTTCTATCATTATCAACTCTTGTTGGTGGCGCATGTTGTTTTGGTGCCTTCTTATTTAGAAGCGAGTATGGCTTCCTGGCTCTTTTTGCCATTGGTGAACTACTTGTTTTTGCCACTCAG GCTCCTGTGAATTACGTGTGTCTCCATTGTGTTAAACCAAGTTTGAGGCCACTGTCTATGGCTTTATCTACTGTTGCTATTCATATCTTTGGAGATGTACCTTCCTCACCTCTTGTTGGAGTTGTCCAG GACAAAATTAAGAACTGGAGGACGACTGCCTTGATTCTTACAACTATATTTTTTCCAGCAGCTGCAATATGGTTTATAG GAATATTTTTGCACAGTGTGGATAGATATAATGAAGATAGTGAGCAAGAAGTATCAAGCGTGGAAAGGACAACCACAGCACCATTGCTCGAAGAGAACACTGCTAAAACATCAATATCTGGTCAATCCCAAGAATGCTGA
- the LOC137811924 gene encoding L-galactose dehydrogenase codes for MELREVGRTGLKISCVGFGASPLGNVFGTVSEEEANASVRLAFQSGINFFDTSPYYGGTLSEKVLGKALKALGAPRSSYVVATKCGRYKEGFDFSAERVTKSVEESLERLQLDYVDILQCHDIEFGSLDQIVNETIPALVKLKEAGKTRFIGITGLPLGIFSYVLDKVPPGTIDVVLSYCHYSVNDSSLGDLVPYLKAKGVAIINASPLSMGLLTQAGPPQWHPASPQLKSACQAAAAHCKEKGKNISKLALQYSLLNKEISSVLVGMKSVEQVEENVAAARELATSGIDEEALSEVEAILKPVKNESWPSGIQQS; via the exons atggaATTACGTGAGGTTGGTAGAACCGGACTGAAAATCAGCTGCGTCGGGTTCGGAGCTTCACCACTGGGCAATGTCTTCGGCACTGTTTCCGAGGAAGAGGCTAACGCTTCCGTTCGCCTGGCCTTTCAATCCGGCATCAACTTCTTCGACACTTCTCC GTATTACGGAGGGACACTGTCGGAGAAAGTGCTGGGGAAGGCACTGAAGGCTCTGGGAGCTCCTCGGAGTTCGTACGTTGTGGCCACGAAGTGCGGACGGTACAAGGAGGGTTTTGATTTCAGCGCGGAGAGAGTGACGAAGAGTGTGGAAGAGAGCTTGGAGAGGTTGCAGCTTGACTACGTCGACATTCTCCAGTGCCATGACATCGAGTTCGGTTCTCTTGACCAG ATCGTGAATGAGACGATTCCGGCGCTGGTGAAATTGAAGGAGGCGGGGAAGACGCGTTTCATCGGCATAACGGGGCTTCCTCTGGGGATTTTCAGTTACGTGCTTGATAAGGTTCCGCCTGGGACGATTGATGTGGTGCTTTCGTATTGCCATTACTCTGTGAACGACTCCAGCTTGGGGGATTTGGTACCCTATTTGAAGGCCAAAGGGGTTGCCATCATCAATGCTTCTCCGCTCTCTATGGGCCTTCTCACTCAAGCTGGTCCACCTCAATGGCATCCAGCTTCGCCCCAACTCAAG TCTGCATGTCAAGCTGCTGCCGCTCATTGcaaagaaaagggaaaaaacaTTTCAAAGTTAGCGTTGCAGTACAGCTTGCTGAATAAGGAAATTTCATCAGTGCTTGTAGGAATGAAATCCGTTGAACAG GTGGAGGAAAATGTTGCTGCTGCAAGAGAACTTGCAACAAGTGGAATTGATGAAGAGGCTCTATCAGAAGTTGAAGCTATTCTGAAGCCTGTTAAAAATGAGTCATGGCCTAGTGGAATCCAGCAGAGCTGA
- the LOC137811922 gene encoding probable protein S-acyltransferase 23, with the protein MASSEIEVVSSSSSVSKSNDQPVILDVFTASAHGDFNKLRTFVEQYGASVSVPDISGYYALQWASLNNFHDIAHYLIQHGADVNAKDNMQQTALHWAAVRGSTAAADVLVENGARIEAADLNGYRAVHVAAQYGQTAFLNHIVVKHHADFDVPDNDGRSPLHWAAYKGFADTIRLLLFRDACQGRQDKDGCTPLHWAALRGNAEACAVLVHAGTKEELTVKDNAGHTPVQLAYDKGHRHVAPFLSNQQRARSNFWKGKLCSGVVTDIGYAPILLCIMIFLMILFINSVIVAPNLGKITAFAGLWAWTALSLEAAALIMFYRCSSKDPGYIKRLGDLGTQSDTEDPLLNIDLNSSSVWMGNWSQLCPTCKIIRPVRSKHCPTCKRCVEQFDHHCPWISNCVGKRNKRDFFIFICLGTLTSSVSAAVAVQRIWTSRPTLLAGETWIQYVVVRHPGLVVFLVMDAVVFIAATTLTITQISMIARNVTTNELANSSRYDYLRGPDGRFRNPYNHGCRKNCADFLSLGYTNDDEIAWPRLQQVAT; encoded by the exons ATGGCTTCCTCGGAGATCGAGGTggtatcatcatcatcatcggTCTCCAAATCCAACGACCAGCCTGTTATCCTCGACGTCTTCACCGCCTCTGCTCACGGCGACTTCAATAAATTGAGAACCTTCGTCGAACAATACGGGGCCTCCGTCTCCGTTCCCGATATTAGTGGTTATTACGCTCTTCAATGGGCCTCGCTTAACAACTTTCACGACATTGCGCACTATCTCATTCAG CATGGAGCGGATGTGAATGCTAAAGACAACATGCAACAAACAGCATTGCATTGGGCAGCTGTTCGAGGTTCAACTGCAGCTGCTGATGTGCTTGTGGAGAATGGTGCTCGGATTGAAGCTGCAGACCTAAATGGATACCGG GCAGTTCATGTTGCTGCACAATATGGACAAACAGCTTTCTTAAATCACATTGTAGTAAAGCACCATGCCGATTTTGATGTGCCTGATAATGATGGCAGGAGTCCTCTTCACTG GGCCGCATATAAGGGATTTGCTGACACAATAAGATTGCTTCTATTTAGAGATGCATGCCAAGGAAGACAAGATAAAGATG GTTGTACACCGTTGCACTGGGCTGCATTAAGAGGAAATGCAGAGGCATGCGCTGTGCTTGTACATGCAGGCACAAAGGAAGAATTGACGGTGAAGGACAATGCTGGACACACACCTGTACAACTTGCATATGATAAAGGTCATCGACATGTCGCTCCTTTCCTT TCAAATCAACAACGGGCTCGTAGCAACTTCTGGAAAGGGAAACTTTGTAGTGGGGTGGTGACAGATATTGGTTATGCTCCCATCTTATTGTGTATTATGATCTTTCTCATGATCCTCTTCATCAACTCAGTTATCGTTG CTCCTAACCTTGGAAAGATTACTGCTTTTGCTGGACTTTGGGCATGGACAGCACTTTCTCTAGAAGCTGCTGCCCTGATTATGTTCTATAGGTGTAGTAG CAAAGATCCTGGTTATATAAAACGGCTGGGAGACTTGGGTACTCAAAGTGATACAGAG GATCCTTTATTGAATATTGATCTGAATAGTTCCTCTGTTTGGATGGGGAATTGGTCTCAACTTTGCCCTACCTGCAAG ATAATAAGACCTGTCCGATCTAAGCATTGCCCTACTTGTAAGCGATGTGTGGAACAGTTCGACCACCACTGTCCATGGATATCTAACTGTGTTGGGAAG AGGAACAAAAGagatttctttatttttatctgCCTGGGAACTTTGACTTCTTCCGTTTCTGCTGCCGTTGCAGTTCAAA GAATTTGGACATCTAGACCAACATTACTGGCAGGAGAAACATGGATCCAGTATGTGGTAGTAAGACATCCAGGTTTAGTTGTGTTTTTGGTGATGGACGCAGTTGTTTTCATTGCAGCTACAACATTGACAATAACGCAGATTTCCATG ATTGCTCGAAATGTGACCACAAATGAACTAGCAAATTCTTCCCGCTATGATTATCTTCGTGGTCCTGATGGGCGGTTCAGAAACCCATATAACCATGGTTGTCGGAAGAATTGTGCTGATTTCCTTTCTCTGGGATATACAAATGATGATGAAATTGCTTGGCCTCGATTACAGCAGGTGGCAACTTGA
- the LOC137811925 gene encoding transcription factor bHLH19-like has product MEDPNFLRQWHLSSIDDPNLLPVAAAFGETFQHHAFTYPDFNPKASMETTLTDIERPTKHHKNISWNPNKSAAQTSDTQFVSFPNLVSFMDSNHISPLGLVKANEMACPITNSTTSLDTISQGILGNHNYLFKACQETKKIGRRSKIYQPPDHIIAERKRREKLSQRFIALSALVPGLQKTDKASILGDAINYLKQLQEKVKALEEERNMKKTVESVVILKKPQLSNDGNTSSSEYDGPLFDGTIPEIAARFCERNVLITVHCEKTKGVVEKTIHEIENLHLKVTNSNAMTFGRCAIDITIIAQMDMEFCMEVKDVVRNLRSAFTSFM; this is encoded by the exons ATGGAGGACCCTAATTTTCTTCGTCAGTGGCACCTGAGTTCTATTGATGATCCTAACTTACTGCCAGTAGCTGCTGCTTTTGGAGAGACTTTTCAACATCATGCATTCACTTATCCAGACTTCAATCCCAAAGCTTCCATGGAAACTACACTTACTGACATTGAAAGACCAACAAAACATCACAAAAACATCAGCTGGAATCCCAACAAAAGTGCTGCTCAGACATCAGATACACAATTTGTTTCTTTCCCAAATCTTGTTTCGTTTATGGATTCCAATCACATAAGTCCATTGGGATTAGTGAAGGCCAATGAGATGGCTTGTCCTATAACCAATAGCACAACTTCTCTGGACACTATCTCTCAAGGAATCTTGGGGAATCATAACTATCTCTTTAAGGCTTGCCAAGAGACCAAAAAGATTGGAAGACGTTCCAAAATTTATCAACCTCCAGACCACATCATAGCTGAAAGGAAGCGAAGAGAGAAGCTCAGCCAGCGGTTCATTGCTTTATCTGCCCTTGTTCCTGGACTACAGAAG ACGGACAAAGCTTCTATTCTTGGAGATGCTATCAACTACTTGAAGCAATTGCAAGAGAAAGTAAAGGCTCTTGAGGAGGAACGAAACATGAAGAAAACTGTGGAGTCTGTGGTAATTTTGAAGAAACCTCAACTATCCAATGATGGTAACACCTCTTCTTCAGAATATGATGGTCCATTATTTGACGGAACAATACCTGAAATTGCAGCAAGATTTTGTGAGAGAAATGTCCTCATAACAGTTCACTGTGAGAAGACCAAAGGAGTTGTGGAAAAAACAATCCATGAAATTGAGAATCTCCATCTGAAAGTCACCAACAGCAATGCCATGACATTTGGGAGATGTGCCATTGATATAACAATTATTGCTCAG ATGGATATGGAATTTTGCATGGAAGTGAAGGATGTAGTGAGAAACCTGCGCTCAGCTTTTACATCTTTCATGTGA